In one window of Hymenobacter nivis DNA:
- a CDS encoding thiamine phosphate synthase — MQLFVITPPTTAAAEPHVAGALLAAGLAALHLRKPGAPAQELAAYIEAIPEEFHPRLVLHSHYELVPHYGLRGAHLPAGRRAAGPPPWRPDSDFTLSTSFHSLAEVAQHRRRYDYVFLSPIFDSLSKPGYGAAFDLGTLPGALARWAARPSYRPQVLALGGIAAANLGAVREMGFAGAAALGAVWQSPDPVAAFQALQLSC; from the coding sequence ATGCAGCTGTTTGTCATCACGCCGCCCACCACCGCGGCCGCCGAGCCCCACGTAGCGGGGGCCCTGCTGGCGGCGGGTCTGGCCGCGCTGCACCTGCGCAAGCCGGGGGCCCCGGCCCAGGAGCTGGCGGCTTACATTGAGGCCATTCCGGAAGAATTTCATCCCCGGCTCGTGCTGCACAGCCACTACGAGCTAGTACCGCACTACGGCCTGCGCGGGGCCCACCTCCCGGCCGGGCGGCGGGCGGCCGGGCCCCCGCCCTGGCGGCCGGACAGCGACTTTACGTTGTCCACGTCGTTCCACAGCCTGGCTGAGGTGGCCCAGCACCGCCGCCGCTACGACTACGTGTTCCTGAGCCCTATTTTCGATAGCCTCAGCAAGCCCGGCTACGGGGCGGCGTTCGATCTAGGTACCTTGCCGGGGGCCCTGGCCCGCTGGGCGGCCCGGCCCAGCTACCGGCCGCAGGTGCTGGCCCTGGGCGGCATTGCGGCGGCCAACCTTGGCGCTGTGCGAGAAATGGGTTTTGCGGGCGCGGCCGCGCTGGGCGCGGTGTGGCAGAGCCCCGACCCGGTAGCCGCCTTCCAGGCCTTGCAATTGAGTTGCTAG
- a CDS encoding DUF5686 and carboxypeptidase-like regulatory domain-containing protein — MKFLASLLLGCLLALPAAAQRIILRGQVVEAATGEPVPFASVFVPRTSTGATADVDGKFKLVLGSPADSVAASSLGFLTARRKLSADAEQTVLLRLKKGGGVALAEVVVRPGENPAFRILREVQKHKPQNERGTLSAAEYDAYNRIEVSLTDLPPALAKRKVVRDIRALAVRQGAAAASDADAPLPLFASEVGSRVYQRYGPLRRREDIQHKQMRGAGPREGSILSQMLGSNFENFDFYPNWQNILGKDFISPIAEGGRITYNYELVDSVLVGQDECYKLTVAPKRSHDLAFQGTIWITKTGYALRRVDLAANPNANINFVSDLRIFQELTPPADGPGLATRTKLVVGIRPYDKQAAMRVRFTTVASNVVRNQPHEGGFYDRPIVSTIMEPAENGRGSLGLISGQAKAGDGYFDQHRPDTLNLSERQTFAVLDSARELPSVRSTLDLIDLVVNGYKHVGKFELGPIINSYAHNDYEGNRFRLGFRTTPAISRNTVTQAYVAYGTRDGRVKYGLKSAYIAERRHWTVFSGEFRHDVEQAALLDNDFLPDNNLFVAASRWGKFSEGKPVLRDLILGSVQRDLFHGFTETVTVREQNIRFLNDFVYRRENRIVPDITLSEIVFESRYAPDENLVQSENRRRAIGLKRWPVFTFRYMLGARDLFTGAGGSSYQKLNLLVSHSVSAGHFGRLNYRAEGSYTPDRLPALFLKIPLGNQTPFYNANAFNLMNYFEFVTDRSLSLRLDHHFEGIFLNAIPGIRALNWRLVATANALYGGLSVLNQRQPLDVQGRPQAPLATLDKVPYVEVGYGIENIFKFVRIDFIHRLTYRDALGTGLGEPKPRNFGIRVGAQFRL, encoded by the coding sequence ATGAAGTTTTTGGCTTCGCTGCTACTGGGGTGCCTACTGGCGCTGCCGGCCGCGGCCCAGCGAATTATATTGCGTGGGCAAGTGGTGGAAGCCGCCACGGGCGAGCCGGTGCCGTTTGCGTCGGTATTTGTGCCGCGCACGAGCACCGGGGCCACGGCCGACGTGGATGGCAAGTTTAAGCTGGTGCTGGGCAGCCCCGCCGATTCGGTAGCGGCGTCGTCGCTGGGTTTCCTCACGGCCCGGCGCAAGCTCAGTGCCGACGCCGAGCAAACGGTGCTGCTGCGCCTGAAAAAAGGCGGCGGCGTAGCCCTCGCCGAAGTAGTAGTGCGCCCCGGCGAAAACCCGGCCTTCCGCATCCTGCGCGAGGTGCAAAAGCACAAGCCCCAGAACGAGCGCGGAACCCTGAGTGCCGCCGAATACGATGCCTATAACCGCATCGAAGTGAGCCTCACCGACTTGCCGCCCGCGTTGGCCAAGCGCAAGGTAGTACGCGACATCCGGGCGCTGGCCGTGCGCCAGGGCGCCGCCGCAGCTTCCGACGCTGACGCTCCCCTGCCGCTGTTTGCCTCCGAAGTAGGCTCGCGCGTGTACCAGCGCTACGGGCCCCTGCGCCGCCGCGAAGATATTCAGCACAAGCAAATGCGCGGCGCGGGGCCCCGCGAGGGCTCCATCCTGTCGCAGATGCTGGGCTCGAACTTCGAGAATTTCGACTTTTACCCCAACTGGCAAAATATTCTGGGCAAGGACTTTATCTCGCCCATTGCCGAGGGCGGCCGCATTACCTACAACTACGAGCTGGTGGACTCGGTGCTGGTGGGCCAGGACGAGTGCTACAAGCTGACTGTGGCCCCCAAGCGCAGCCACGACCTGGCCTTCCAGGGCACCATTTGGATTACTAAAACCGGCTACGCCCTGCGGCGCGTAGACCTGGCGGCCAACCCCAACGCCAACATTAACTTCGTGAGCGACCTGCGCATTTTTCAGGAGCTGACGCCGCCCGCCGACGGGCCCGGGCTGGCCACCCGCACCAAGCTAGTGGTGGGCATACGGCCCTACGACAAGCAGGCCGCCATGCGCGTGCGCTTCACCACGGTGGCCAGCAACGTGGTGCGCAACCAGCCGCATGAGGGCGGGTTCTACGACCGGCCCATCGTGTCCACCATCATGGAGCCGGCCGAAAACGGGCGCGGCAGCCTGGGCCTCATCAGCGGGCAGGCCAAGGCCGGCGACGGCTACTTCGACCAGCACCGACCCGATACGCTGAACCTGAGCGAGCGGCAGACCTTCGCCGTGCTCGACTCGGCCCGCGAGCTGCCGTCGGTGCGCAGCACGCTAGACCTCATCGATCTGGTAGTGAACGGCTACAAGCACGTGGGCAAGTTCGAGCTGGGGCCCATCATCAACTCCTACGCCCACAACGACTACGAGGGCAACCGCTTCCGGCTAGGCTTCCGCACTACGCCCGCCATCAGCCGCAACACCGTGACGCAGGCCTACGTGGCCTACGGCACCCGCGACGGCCGGGTGAAGTACGGCCTGAAGAGCGCCTACATTGCCGAACGCCGCCACTGGACGGTGTTTAGCGGCGAGTTCCGGCACGATGTGGAGCAAGCCGCACTGCTCGACAACGACTTTCTGCCCGACAACAACCTGTTTGTAGCGGCCTCGCGCTGGGGCAAGTTCAGCGAGGGCAAGCCCGTTTTGCGCGACCTGATTTTGGGGTCGGTGCAGCGCGACTTGTTCCACGGCTTCACCGAAACGGTGACGGTGCGTGAGCAGAACATTCGGTTCCTCAACGATTTCGTGTACCGCCGCGAAAACCGCATCGTGCCCGACATCACGCTTTCGGAAATCGTGTTTGAGTCGCGCTACGCGCCCGACGAAAACCTGGTGCAGTCGGAAAACCGCCGCCGCGCCATCGGTCTGAAGCGGTGGCCGGTGTTCACGTTCCGCTACATGCTGGGGGCCCGCGACCTATTCACCGGCGCCGGCGGCAGCTCGTACCAGAAGCTCAATCTACTCGTGAGCCACAGCGTGTCGGCGGGGCACTTTGGCCGCCTCAACTACCGCGCCGAGGGTAGCTATACCCCCGACCGCCTACCGGCGCTATTCCTCAAAATTCCGCTCGGCAACCAAACGCCGTTCTACAACGCCAACGCCTTCAACCTGATGAACTACTTCGAGTTCGTTACCGACCGCTCGCTTTCGTTGCGGCTCGACCACCACTTCGAAGGTATCTTTCTAAACGCCATCCCCGGCATCCGGGCCCTGAACTGGCGCTTGGTGGCCACCGCCAACGCCCTATACGGCGGCCTAAGCGTTCTGAACCAGCGCCAGCCGCTTGACGTCCAAGGCCGCCCCCAGGCCCCACTGGCCACGTTGGATAAAGTGCCTTACGTGGAGGTGGGCTACGGCATCGAGAATATTTTCAAGTTCGTGCGCATCGATTTCATTCACCGCCTTACCTACCGCGACGCCCTGGGCACGGGCCTCGGCGAACCCAAGCCCCGCAACTTCGGCATCCGCGTGGGGGCCCAGTTCCGCCTCTAA
- a CDS encoding WcaI family glycosyltransferase, with translation MTRKRVLLIGYNYAPEPTGIGKYSGEMMAWLAKNGYDCTVVTTYPYYPHWAVQAPYRKRRFWYQKETEQLGPGAAVTVYRCPMYVPAKPTGLKRMLLDFSFSLSAFFQVLRLLVGPRFDYVVAVAPSFQFGLLGVLYKKIRGGRLAYHIQDLQIEAARDLGMIKSKKAIGLLFGLERFIFNRSDLVTSVGEGMVAKIQEKTTRPVAMFPNWTDVAKFYPVADRGRLKTEFGFQPTDRIALYSGAIGEKQGLEAILHAAVAFRAQPRVKFVICGSGPYKEKLMALARELDVPNVVFLPLQPFEKFNDFLNIADVHLVIQKANAGDLVMPSKLTTVLAVGGVALITSNPGSGMHALVQQHAMGILVEAENQAALNAGLANAFAHDHTATARNARRYAEAHLSIDGVMANFAGQLRAS, from the coding sequence ATGACGAGGAAGCGCGTGCTGCTAATCGGCTACAACTACGCCCCCGAGCCCACGGGCATTGGCAAGTACAGCGGCGAGATGATGGCCTGGCTGGCTAAGAATGGCTACGACTGCACCGTTGTGACCACCTACCCCTACTACCCGCATTGGGCGGTGCAGGCCCCCTACCGCAAGCGCCGCTTCTGGTACCAGAAGGAAACCGAGCAGTTGGGCCCCGGCGCCGCCGTGACCGTGTACCGCTGCCCGATGTATGTGCCGGCCAAGCCCACCGGCCTCAAGCGGATGCTGCTCGATTTTTCGTTTTCGCTCTCCGCTTTTTTTCAGGTGCTGCGGCTGCTGGTGGGGCCCCGGTTCGACTACGTGGTGGCCGTGGCGCCGTCGTTTCAGTTTGGGCTGCTGGGCGTGCTGTATAAGAAAATTCGCGGTGGGCGGCTGGCGTACCACATTCAGGATCTGCAAATTGAGGCGGCCCGCGACCTAGGTATGATCAAATCGAAAAAAGCCATCGGCCTGCTGTTTGGCTTGGAGCGGTTCATTTTCAACCGCAGCGACCTGGTGACCAGCGTGGGCGAAGGCATGGTGGCCAAAATCCAGGAAAAGACAACGCGGCCCGTAGCCATGTTTCCGAACTGGACCGACGTGGCTAAGTTTTACCCTGTGGCCGACCGCGGCCGGCTGAAGACGGAATTCGGCTTCCAGCCCACCGACCGCATTGCCCTGTATTCGGGTGCCATTGGCGAGAAGCAGGGCCTGGAGGCCATTTTGCACGCCGCGGTGGCCTTCCGCGCTCAGCCCCGCGTGAAGTTTGTCATCTGCGGCTCGGGGCCCTACAAGGAAAAGCTGATGGCCCTGGCCCGCGAGTTGGACGTGCCCAACGTGGTGTTCCTGCCGTTGCAGCCGTTCGAGAAATTCAACGACTTCCTCAACATCGCCGACGTGCACCTGGTCATCCAAAAAGCCAACGCCGGCGATTTGGTGATGCCCTCCAAGCTCACCACCGTGCTGGCCGTGGGCGGGGTGGCGCTCATCACCTCCAACCCCGGCTCGGGCATGCATGCGCTGGTGCAGCAGCACGCAATGGGCATTTTGGTGGAAGCCGAAAACCAGGCCGCCCTGAACGCTGGCCTCGCCAACGCCTTCGCCCACGACCACACCGCCACCGCCCGTAATGCCCGCCGCTACGCCGAGGCGCACTTGTCCATCGACGGCGTGATGGCGAATTTTGCGGGCCAGCTCCGGGCCAGCTAG